From Eleftheria terrae, the proteins below share one genomic window:
- a CDS encoding 5'-nucleotidase — protein sequence MSITLAGQLVVAISSRALFDFEEENQLFEATDDHAYMQLQMERLDVPAKPGVAFSLVHKLLAFNQNTADGKPRVEVVILSRNDPYSGLRVFRSAQHYGLPIQRGVFTRGKSPYRYLRPLKANLFLSVNELDVRSALEAGFPAARVYPLSKRASDAHPHEVRIAFDGDAVLFSDEAEQVFQSSGLDAFQLHESSRVDNPLPAGPFKPLLEALHRLQSNASPTMRIRTALVTARSAPAHERAIRTLMDWQIEVDEALFLGGLPKGEFLREFEPDFFFDDQMRHIENAAEHVPAGHVAAGVSNP from the coding sequence ATGAGCATCACCCTTGCCGGCCAGCTGGTCGTGGCCATCTCCTCCCGGGCCCTGTTCGACTTCGAGGAAGAAAACCAGCTGTTCGAGGCCACCGACGACCATGCCTACATGCAGCTGCAGATGGAGCGGCTGGACGTGCCGGCCAAGCCGGGGGTGGCGTTCTCGCTGGTGCACAAGCTGCTGGCCTTCAACCAGAACACCGCAGACGGCAAGCCGCGGGTGGAAGTGGTGATCCTGTCGCGCAACGACCCCTATTCGGGGCTGCGCGTGTTCCGCTCGGCGCAGCATTACGGCCTGCCCATCCAGCGTGGCGTGTTCACCCGCGGCAAGTCGCCCTACCGCTACCTGCGGCCGCTCAAGGCCAACCTCTTCCTGTCGGTCAACGAACTGGACGTGCGCTCGGCGCTGGAGGCCGGCTTTCCGGCGGCGCGGGTCTACCCGCTGTCCAAGCGGGCCTCCGATGCGCACCCGCACGAGGTGCGCATCGCCTTCGACGGCGACGCGGTGCTGTTCTCCGACGAGGCCGAGCAGGTCTTCCAGTCCAGCGGGCTCGACGCTTTCCAGCTGCATGAATCCAGCCGGGTCGACAACCCGCTGCCGGCCGGCCCCTTCAAGCCGCTGCTGGAAGCCCTGCACCGGCTGCAGAGCAATGCCAGCCCGACGATGCGCATCCGCACCGCACTGGTGACCGCCCGCAGCGCGCCGGCGCACGAACGCGCCATCCGCACCCTGATGGACTGGCAGATCGAGGTCGACGAGGCGCTGTTCCTCGGCGGCTTGCCCAAGGGCGAATTCCTGCGCGAGTTCGAGCCGGACTTCTTCTTCGACGACCAGATGCGCCACATCGAGAACGCCGCCGAGCATGTGCCCGCCGGCCATGTGGCAGCCGGTGTCAGCAATCCCTGA
- a CDS encoding SDR family oxidoreductase, giving the protein MTTAAPWALVTGAPRRGGEAISRELHRRGLGVILHHSGERSAAQAAQLAESLNAERPGSALAWAADFGARDLPPLPALAQPVEVLVCNASAYQPSELGDTQRRDEDLQVHLLSHATLIERLRASLRAIVAVSDIHVQRPHGGHLWYHVSKAALQSLVLTLSVELAPATRCNVVAPGALPWPADNHLEPERIRAVQDSIPLQRTGSFEELAQVVAWLALDASYVNGAVLPLDGGRSRWLR; this is encoded by the coding sequence ATGACAACGGCAGCACCGTGGGCGCTCGTGACCGGCGCGCCCCGCCGCGGCGGCGAGGCCATCAGCCGGGAACTGCACCGGCGCGGCCTCGGCGTGATCCTCCATCACAGCGGCGAGCGCTCGGCCGCGCAGGCGGCCCAGCTGGCAGAGTCGCTCAATGCCGAGCGGCCCGGCTCGGCGCTCGCCTGGGCGGCCGACTTCGGCGCCCGCGACCTGCCGCCGTTGCCTGCCCTGGCGCAGCCGGTGGAAGTGCTGGTGTGCAATGCCTCGGCCTACCAGCCGAGCGAGCTGGGCGACACCCAGCGGCGTGACGAAGACCTGCAGGTCCACCTGCTGAGCCATGCCACACTGATCGAGCGGCTGCGCGCCAGCCTGCGGGCCATCGTGGCGGTGAGCGACATCCATGTGCAGCGGCCGCATGGCGGCCACCTCTGGTACCACGTGAGCAAGGCGGCCCTGCAATCGCTGGTGCTGACGCTGAGCGTCGAGCTGGCGCCGGCCACCCGCTGCAACGTGGTGGCCCCCGGCGCCTTGCCCTGGCCGGCCGACAACCACCTGGAGCCCGAACGCATCCGCGCGGTGCAGGACAGCATTCCGCTGCAGCGCACCGGCAGCTTCGAGGAGCTGGCCCAGGTGGTGGCCTGGCTGGCGCTGGACGCCAGCTACGTCAATGGCGCGGTGCTGCCGCTGGACGGCGGGCGCTCACGCTGGCTGCGCTGA
- a CDS encoding SDR family NAD(P)-dependent oxidoreductase — protein MDFREQTVVITGAAGHLGRAVAAAFAAQGARLVLIDRDDELLRRAHGEPSGERLFIAADLLDAAQVEAAFAAAQRAFGRIDVLCNVAGGFRMGEAVHETSAATWDFLMDLNARSVVHAARAAVPRMLQAGGGRIVNVAAGAAQRGMAQMGAYCASKSAVIRLTEAMAAELREQGINVNCVLPTIIDTPDNRAAMPDADPSRWVAPADLAQVIVFLASAAARAIHGAALPVSGLS, from the coding sequence ATGGATTTTCGTGAGCAAACCGTCGTCATCACCGGTGCGGCGGGACACCTGGGGCGGGCCGTCGCCGCCGCCTTTGCGGCCCAGGGCGCCCGGCTGGTGCTGATCGACCGCGACGATGAGCTGCTGCGGCGGGCGCATGGCGAGCCGTCGGGCGAGCGGCTGTTCATCGCGGCCGACCTGCTCGACGCTGCCCAGGTGGAGGCGGCCTTTGCTGCCGCGCAGCGGGCCTTCGGCCGCATCGACGTGCTGTGCAACGTGGCCGGCGGCTTTCGCATGGGCGAGGCGGTGCACGAGACCTCCGCCGCGACCTGGGACTTCCTGATGGACCTGAATGCCCGCAGCGTCGTCCACGCGGCGCGCGCGGCGGTGCCACGCATGCTGCAGGCCGGAGGCGGGCGCATCGTCAACGTGGCGGCCGGCGCAGCCCAGCGGGGCATGGCGCAGATGGGGGCCTACTGCGCGTCCAAGAGCGCGGTGATCCGGCTCACCGAGGCCATGGCGGCCGAGCTGCGGGAGCAGGGCATCAACGTCAACTGCGTGTTGCCGACCATCATCGACACCCCGGACAACCGCGCGGCCATGCCGGATGCCGACCCCTCCCGGTGGGTGGCACCCGCCGACCTGGCGCAGGTGATCGTCTTCCTGGCCTCGGCCGCGGCCCGCGCCATCCACGGTGCGGCCCTGCCGGTGAGCGGCCTGAGCTGA
- the phhA gene encoding phenylalanine 4-monooxygenase: MKLNEKHGAAAGAAGRPERADWTIDQGWEQYSAEEHGVWKTLFERQCKLLPGRACDEFVRGMSELTMDAHQIPDFRRLSDLLMKRTGWQVVAVPGLVPDEVFFEHLANRRFPAGQFIRKPEQLDYLEEPDVFHDVFGHVPMLVNPVIADYIQAYGVGGLRAQQLGVLPQLARVYWYTVEFGLVQQREGLRLYGAGIASSFTESVFCLDDPSPNRIGFELERVMRTRYRIDDFQESYFVLDNLEQLLELADIDFAPLYERVSRQSELVPGDVLPGDRVITRGTGTYHRAKQQSQER; encoded by the coding sequence ATGAAGCTCAACGAGAAGCACGGCGCCGCCGCCGGCGCGGCCGGCCGGCCCGAGCGGGCCGACTGGACCATCGACCAGGGCTGGGAGCAGTACAGCGCCGAGGAGCACGGCGTATGGAAGACCTTGTTCGAGCGCCAGTGCAAGCTGCTGCCCGGCCGCGCCTGCGATGAGTTCGTGCGCGGCATGAGCGAGCTGACGATGGACGCCCACCAGATCCCCGACTTTCGTCGCCTCAGCGACCTGCTGATGAAGCGCACCGGCTGGCAGGTGGTGGCAGTGCCGGGGCTGGTGCCGGACGAGGTCTTCTTCGAGCACCTGGCGAACCGGCGCTTCCCGGCCGGCCAGTTCATCCGCAAGCCCGAGCAGCTCGACTACCTGGAGGAGCCCGACGTCTTCCACGACGTGTTCGGCCATGTGCCGATGCTGGTGAACCCGGTCATCGCCGACTACATCCAGGCCTACGGCGTCGGCGGCCTGCGGGCCCAGCAGCTGGGCGTGCTGCCGCAGCTGGCCCGGGTCTACTGGTACACGGTGGAATTCGGCCTGGTGCAGCAGCGGGAGGGCCTGCGACTGTACGGTGCCGGCATCGCCTCGTCCTTCACCGAAAGCGTGTTCTGCCTGGACGACCCGTCGCCCAATCGCATCGGCTTCGAGCTCGAGCGGGTCATGCGCACCCGCTACCGCATCGACGATTTCCAGGAGAGCTACTTCGTGCTCGACAATCTCGAGCAGCTGCTGGAGCTGGCCGACATCGACTTTGCGCCGCTCTATGAGCGGGTCAGCCGCCAGAGCGAGCTGGTGCCGGGTGACGTGCTGCCGGGCGACCGCGTCATCACCCGGGGCACCGGCACCTACCACCGCGCCAAACAACAAAGCCAGGAGCGCTGA
- a CDS encoding 4a-hydroxytetrahydrobiopterin dehydratase: MSTPLQRLDAAAARARLTQLPQWSLDEQRGAITREFLFADFAHAFAFMSHIALLAEQRNHHPEWFNVYNRVRITLTTHDVDGLSERDLELAARCDTAFARFAAPVAA; the protein is encoded by the coding sequence ATGAGCACCCCCTTGCAACGCCTGGACGCTGCCGCGGCCCGCGCGCGCCTGACCCAACTGCCGCAGTGGAGCCTCGACGAGCAACGTGGCGCGATCACCCGCGAGTTCCTGTTCGCCGATTTCGCCCACGCGTTTGCCTTCATGAGCCACATCGCCTTGCTGGCCGAACAGCGCAACCACCATCCGGAATGGTTCAACGTCTACAACCGGGTGCGCATCACGCTCACCACCCATGATGTGGACGGCCTGTCCGAGCGCGACCTGGAGCTGGCCGCCCGTTGCGACACCGCCTTTGCCCGCTTTGCCGCACCGGTGGCCGCATGA
- a CDS encoding transcriptional regulator — MAVRFNVTFSNDLNDALDHVVDEDESSKAEVLRKALQLYLAAREGKRRGLKLGLVEPDTQKLKTEIIGL; from the coding sequence ATGGCCGTCCGGTTCAACGTGACCTTTTCCAATGATTTGAATGACGCTCTCGACCACGTGGTCGACGAAGATGAAAGCAGCAAGGCCGAAGTCTTGCGCAAGGCGCTGCAGCTCTACCTGGCGGCCCGCGAAGGCAAACGCCGGGGCCTCAAGCTGGGCCTGGTGGAGCCGGACACCCAGAAGCTCAAGACGGAGATCATCGGTTTGTGA
- a CDS encoding M48 family metallopeptidase: protein MQHVDFMHLVRLSEQACESDAPAYRRSVWWFAVLGYAVVLLIGLAACAGLLAVGLSWWRHGASGWKVWVGLAAAGLLWVCVRAVFTRFDAPDGVRLQPADSPELFKALERIRAKVKGPAIDVVMVNAEFNAAIMQRPRWGLLGHTNYLVIGWPMLCALEPQRLLAVVAHEYGHLRGEHGKFSAWVYRTRTAWWRMYSAYQHDESPLSWLFRRFFSWYIPRFNARTFALARQDEYEADRIAARLFTPEVVAQAWSEIEIKARWYDEEYWRRLWRRALREEPPEPMPHADMGRSLLEPPPHAFAQEALRLAMQRLPSYDDTHPVPRDRLAALGLKPAMPAWSQSNALALLGRGAARVAQHFDQLWWQEMRRDWARHREHLRQCRERIGELKPRAAQLSADEWLEWAECFEAVSMADSTPFYERALACEPGHGAALRELALRRLQAHHPGTLQLLEQLQDGHPEHGYAACSMALEWLDRQQHAGEPVAPKVRRLWRERRERFEALEAQAWQEFTSTNPCEGTSEAKLSREERKQLTGELIRTPEVEQAWLVGRRVAALPQRDYFVLFIQLRRLDEALGSELVQQLMHRLPFTGQLLVTVVDLYVRESDMKAAGAQPVYRRRKR from the coding sequence ATGCAACACGTCGACTTCATGCACCTCGTGCGCCTGAGCGAACAGGCGTGCGAGAGCGACGCGCCCGCCTATCGCCGCAGCGTCTGGTGGTTTGCCGTGCTGGGCTATGCGGTGGTGCTGCTGATCGGGCTGGCCGCCTGCGCCGGGCTGCTGGCGGTCGGCCTGTCGTGGTGGCGGCATGGCGCCTCGGGCTGGAAGGTCTGGGTCGGCCTGGCGGCCGCAGGCCTGCTGTGGGTCTGCGTGCGCGCGGTGTTCACGCGCTTCGACGCGCCCGACGGCGTGCGGCTGCAGCCGGCCGACTCGCCCGAGCTGTTCAAGGCGCTGGAGCGCATCCGCGCCAAGGTGAAGGGCCCGGCCATCGACGTGGTGATGGTCAACGCCGAGTTCAACGCGGCGATCATGCAGCGCCCTCGCTGGGGCCTGCTGGGCCACACCAACTACCTGGTGATCGGCTGGCCCATGTTGTGCGCGCTGGAGCCGCAACGCCTGCTGGCGGTGGTGGCCCACGAGTACGGCCATTTGCGGGGCGAGCACGGCAAGTTCTCGGCCTGGGTCTACCGCACCCGCACCGCCTGGTGGCGCATGTACAGCGCCTACCAGCATGACGAGAGCCCGTTGTCCTGGCTGTTCCGGCGCTTCTTCTCCTGGTACATCCCGCGTTTCAACGCGCGCACCTTCGCGCTCGCGCGGCAGGACGAATACGAGGCCGATCGCATCGCGGCCCGGCTGTTCACCCCGGAGGTGGTGGCCCAGGCCTGGAGCGAGATCGAGATCAAGGCCCGCTGGTACGACGAGGAATACTGGCGCCGCCTGTGGCGCCGCGCGCTGCGCGAGGAGCCGCCCGAGCCGATGCCGCATGCCGACATGGGCCGCTCGCTGCTGGAGCCGCCGCCGCATGCCTTCGCGCAGGAGGCGCTGCGCCTGGCGATGCAGCGGCTGCCGAGCTATGACGACACCCACCCGGTGCCGCGCGACCGGCTGGCCGCCCTGGGCCTGAAGCCGGCCATGCCGGCCTGGTCGCAGTCGAACGCGCTCGCCCTGCTGGGTCGGGGGGCGGCTCGCGTGGCGCAGCATTTCGACCAGCTGTGGTGGCAGGAGATGCGGCGCGATTGGGCCCGCCACCGCGAGCACCTGCGGCAGTGCCGCGAGCGCATCGGCGAGCTGAAGCCGCGCGCCGCTCAGCTGTCGGCCGACGAGTGGCTCGAATGGGCCGAATGCTTCGAGGCGGTCAGCATGGCCGACAGCACGCCGTTCTACGAGCGCGCGCTGGCGTGCGAGCCGGGACACGGTGCCGCCCTGCGCGAGCTGGCGCTGCGCCGGCTTCAGGCGCATCACCCCGGTACCCTGCAGCTGCTGGAGCAACTGCAGGACGGCCATCCCGAGCACGGCTACGCGGCCTGCTCGATGGCGCTGGAATGGCTGGACCGGCAGCAGCATGCCGGCGAGCCGGTGGCCCCCAAGGTCCGGCGCCTGTGGCGCGAGCGGCGCGAGCGCTTCGAGGCGCTGGAGGCGCAGGCCTGGCAGGAGTTCACCTCGACCAACCCCTGCGAAGGCACCTCCGAGGCGAAGCTCAGCCGCGAGGAGCGCAAGCAGCTCACCGGCGAGCTGATCCGCACGCCCGAGGTCGAGCAGGCCTGGCTGGTGGGGCGCCGGGTGGCTGCGCTGCCGCAGCGCGACTACTTCGTGTTGTTCATCCAGCTGCGGCGGCTCGACGAGGCGCTGGGCAGCGAGCTGGTGCAGCAGCTGATGCACCGCCTGCCCTTCACCGGCCAGCTGCTGGTGACGGTGGTGGACCTCTATGTGCGTGAGAGCGACATGAAGGCCGCCGGAGCGCAGCCGGTGTATCGGCGCCGCAAGCGCTGA
- a CDS encoding Crp/Fnr family transcriptional regulator: protein MVDSAAVTPLHRRARAATTAELQGIAWLQALQPADRERAAAEIQVADAGPGELLCRIGRPPTYWFGVLAGLLKMNNDSSLGAPVTFTGIPPGAWFGEGTLLKREAYRYNVQTLRKSTVAGLPMESFHRLLDNSIPFNRFVMRQLNERLGQFIAAREIDRLNDPDVRVARSLASLFHPVLYPGVGSLLRITQQELGMLVGLSRQRVNEALRTLQQRGLIRIEYGGVRVLDLDGLQRQVFHS, encoded by the coding sequence ATGGTTGACAGTGCCGCCGTCACTCCCTTGCACCGCCGGGCGCGGGCCGCCACGACGGCCGAGTTGCAGGGCATCGCCTGGCTGCAGGCGCTGCAGCCGGCCGACCGCGAGCGTGCGGCGGCCGAGATCCAGGTGGCCGACGCCGGGCCCGGCGAGTTGCTGTGCCGCATCGGCCGCCCGCCCACCTACTGGTTCGGCGTGCTGGCCGGCCTGCTGAAGATGAACAACGACTCCTCGCTGGGCGCGCCGGTGACCTTCACCGGCATCCCGCCCGGGGCCTGGTTCGGCGAAGGCACCCTGCTCAAGCGCGAGGCCTACCGCTACAACGTGCAGACGCTGCGCAAGAGCACGGTGGCCGGTCTGCCGATGGAGAGCTTCCACCGCCTGCTGGACAACAGCATCCCCTTCAACCGCTTCGTGATGCGCCAGCTCAACGAGCGGCTCGGGCAGTTCATCGCCGCCCGCGAGATCGACCGGCTCAACGACCCCGACGTGCGGGTCGCCCGCAGCCTGGCCTCGCTGTTCCACCCGGTGCTCTATCCCGGCGTGGGCAGCCTGTTGCGCATCACGCAGCAGGAGCTGGGCATGCTGGTGGGCCTCTCGCGCCAGCGGGTCAACGAGGCCCTGCGCACGCTGCAGCAGCGAGGGCTGATCCGCATCGAGTACGGCGGCGTGCGGGTGCTCGACCTGGACGGCCTGCAGCGCCAAGTCTTCCACAGCTGA
- a CDS encoding AMP-dependent synthetase/ligase — MPTTFPRLLLEHAARRPEAPALREKEYGIWQTLSWSALAEMVRRLACGLAEAGLQRGEHLAVIGENRPRLYAAMLAAQSLGAIPVPLYQDAAAAEFAYPLRNAEVRFAVVEDQEQVDKLLEVRGDCPRLQCIWYDDGRGLRNYREAGLDSLDHLIERGRAHDHHQPGFFLAQVQQGRAEDVAAMFFTSGTTGHPKGVVHTHHALIDRARAGAAFDRLTEREEVLAYLPPAWIGQNCFSYAQWLACGYVVNCPESAATVSIDLKEIGPTYYFAPPRVFEGLLTSVSIRMEDAGRLKRWLYARCMAVARRIGPARLDGSRLSLADRLLWRLGDLLIYGPLRNTLGLSRIRVAYTAGEAIGPDLFTFYRSIGINLKQLYGSTETAVFVCLQPDHQVRADTVGVPIEGVELKVDERGEILIRSPGLLKEYYRNPQATAEVKTADGWYRSGDAGYLDAQGHLKIIDRAKDVGRLRGGPGDGAMFAPKYIENKLKFFPYIKEAVAFGDGRDRVCAFVNIDFDAVGHWAEKRNLAYAGYTDLAQKPEVYALVRDCIEQANADLSHDPQLAGCQVARFLVLHKELDADDGELTRTRKVRRGHIAEKYRVLVDALYAGRASQYIETAVRFEDGRSGLAAADLRLADAATFPSLRTAA, encoded by the coding sequence GTGCCCACCACGTTTCCGCGTCTGTTGCTGGAGCACGCCGCCCGCCGCCCCGAGGCGCCGGCCCTGCGCGAGAAGGAATACGGCATCTGGCAGACCCTGAGCTGGTCGGCGCTGGCCGAGATGGTGCGGCGCCTGGCCTGCGGGCTGGCCGAGGCCGGGCTGCAGCGGGGCGAGCACCTGGCCGTCATCGGCGAGAACCGGCCGCGGCTGTATGCAGCGATGCTGGCGGCACAGTCGCTCGGTGCCATCCCGGTGCCGCTGTACCAGGACGCCGCCGCCGCCGAGTTCGCCTACCCCTTGCGCAACGCCGAGGTGCGCTTCGCGGTGGTGGAAGACCAGGAACAGGTCGACAAACTGCTGGAAGTGCGCGGCGACTGCCCGCGGCTGCAGTGCATCTGGTACGACGACGGCCGCGGCCTGCGCAACTACCGTGAGGCGGGCCTGGACAGCCTCGACCACCTGATCGAGCGCGGCCGCGCGCACGACCACCACCAGCCGGGCTTCTTCCTGGCCCAGGTGCAGCAGGGCCGGGCCGAGGACGTGGCGGCGATGTTCTTCACCTCCGGCACCACCGGCCATCCGAAGGGCGTGGTGCACACCCACCATGCGCTGATCGACCGGGCCCGCGCGGGCGCGGCCTTCGACCGGCTCACCGAGCGCGAGGAGGTGCTGGCCTACCTGCCGCCGGCCTGGATCGGGCAGAACTGCTTCAGCTATGCGCAATGGCTCGCCTGCGGCTACGTGGTGAACTGCCCCGAATCCGCCGCCACCGTGTCCATCGACCTGAAGGAGATCGGGCCGACCTACTACTTCGCGCCGCCCCGGGTCTTCGAAGGCCTGCTCACGAGCGTGAGCATCCGCATGGAGGACGCCGGGCGCCTCAAGCGCTGGTTGTACGCGCGCTGCATGGCGGTGGCGCGCCGGATCGGTCCGGCCCGGCTGGACGGCAGCCGGCTCTCGCTGGCCGACCGGCTGCTCTGGCGCCTGGGCGACCTGCTCATCTACGGCCCGCTGCGCAACACCCTGGGGCTGAGCCGCATCCGGGTGGCCTACACCGCCGGCGAGGCGATCGGCCCCGACCTGTTCACCTTCTACCGCTCCATCGGCATCAACCTGAAGCAGCTCTACGGCTCCACCGAGACCGCGGTGTTCGTCTGCCTGCAGCCCGACCACCAGGTGCGGGCCGACACGGTGGGCGTGCCGATCGAAGGCGTGGAGCTCAAGGTGGACGAGCGCGGCGAGATCCTGATCCGCTCGCCCGGCCTGCTGAAGGAGTACTACCGCAACCCGCAGGCCACCGCCGAGGTGAAGACGGCCGACGGCTGGTACCGCTCGGGCGACGCGGGCTACCTGGACGCACAAGGCCACCTGAAGATCATCGACCGCGCCAAGGACGTCGGCCGCCTGCGCGGCGGGCCGGGCGACGGCGCGATGTTCGCGCCCAAGTACATCGAGAACAAGCTCAAGTTCTTCCCCTATATCAAGGAAGCGGTGGCCTTCGGCGACGGCCGCGACCGTGTCTGCGCCTTCGTCAACATCGACTTCGACGCGGTCGGCCACTGGGCCGAGAAGCGCAACCTGGCCTATGCCGGCTACACCGACCTGGCGCAGAAGCCCGAGGTCTACGCGCTGGTGCGCGACTGCATCGAGCAGGCCAACGCCGACCTGAGCCACGACCCGCAGCTGGCCGGCTGCCAGGTGGCCCGCTTCCTGGTGCTGCACAAGGAGCTGGATGCCGACGACGGCGAGCTGACCCGCACCCGCAAGGTGAGGCGCGGCCACATTGCCGAGAAGTACCGCGTGCTGGTGGACGCGCTCTATGCCGGGCGCGCGTCGCAGTACATCGAGACCGCGGTGCGCTTCGAGGACGGCCGCAGCGGCCTGGCCGCCGCCGATCTCCGCCTGGCCGACGCCGCCACCTTCCCCAGCCTGAGGACCGCCGCATGA
- a CDS encoding ABC transporter ATP-binding protein encodes MTATAAATPSLRSGSPPPLAAAPLPAHEAANDGSPLTRRQPGPVILEVQGLSLGFGGVKALTDISFDVREHEIRAIIGPNGAGKSSMLNCINGVYAPQQGAIRLRGRSFAQMNPRQVAEMGVARTFQNLALFKGMSVLDNLMTGRNLRMKSGLLRQALRWGAAEREEIEHRAAVERIIDFLEIQAWRKTPVGRLPYGLQKRVDLGRALAMEPQLLLLDEPMAGMNVEEKQDMCRFILDVNDEFGTTIVLIEHDMGVVMDISDRVVVLDYGRKIGDGPPDEVRRNPEVIRAYLGSSH; translated from the coding sequence ATGACCGCCACCGCCGCCGCCACCCCGTCCCTGCGCAGCGGCTCGCCGCCGCCCCTCGCCGCTGCCCCGCTGCCGGCGCACGAGGCCGCTAACGACGGCAGCCCGCTGACGCGCCGGCAGCCCGGCCCGGTCATCCTGGAAGTACAGGGCCTCTCGCTCGGCTTCGGCGGCGTGAAGGCGCTGACCGACATCAGCTTCGACGTCCGCGAGCACGAGATCCGCGCCATCATCGGTCCCAACGGCGCCGGCAAGAGCTCCATGCTCAACTGCATCAATGGCGTCTACGCGCCGCAGCAGGGCGCCATCCGCCTGCGCGGCCGCAGCTTCGCGCAGATGAACCCGCGCCAGGTGGCCGAGATGGGCGTGGCCCGCACCTTCCAGAACCTGGCCTTGTTCAAGGGCATGAGCGTGCTCGACAACCTGATGACCGGCCGCAACCTCCGCATGAAGAGCGGCCTGCTGCGCCAGGCGCTGCGCTGGGGCGCGGCCGAGCGCGAGGAGATCGAGCACCGCGCGGCGGTCGAGCGCATCATCGACTTCCTGGAGATCCAGGCCTGGCGCAAGACGCCGGTCGGCCGCCTGCCCTACGGGCTGCAGAAGCGGGTCGACCTGGGCCGGGCGCTGGCGATGGAGCCACAGCTGCTGTTGCTGGACGAGCCGATGGCCGGCATGAACGTGGAGGAGAAGCAGGACATGTGCCGCTTCATCCTCGACGTCAACGACGAGTTCGGCACCACCATCGTGCTGATCGAGCACGACATGGGCGTGGTGATGGACATCAGCGACCGGGTGGTGGTGCTGGACTACGGCCGCAAGATCGGCGACGGCCCGCCCGACGAGGTGCGACGCAACCCCGAGGTGATCCGCGCCTACCTGGGCAGCAGCCACTGA
- a CDS encoding branched-chain amino acid ABC transporter permease, with protein MGFFLETLFGGLMAGMLYALIALGFVLIFKASGVFNFAQGAMVLFAALAMARFSEWIPQWLGLESRLLGNLLAFLAAMAVMVALAWLIQTLVLGRLVNQEGVTLLMATLGITYFLDGFGQTLFGSDIYKIDVGMPKDPVILAEDTFPGGILLSQEDLLAALVAAALVALLALFFQKTAIGRALRAVADDHQAAQSIGIPLGRIWIIVWSVAGFVALVAGIVWGSKLGVQFSLSLVALKALPVVILGGLTSVPGAIVGGLLIGMGEKLSEVYLGPLLGGGIEIWFAYVLALLFLLVRPQGLFGEKIIDRV; from the coding sequence ATGGGCTTTTTCCTAGAAACGCTGTTCGGCGGCCTGATGGCCGGCATGCTCTACGCGCTGATCGCGCTGGGCTTCGTGCTGATCTTCAAGGCCTCGGGCGTCTTCAACTTCGCGCAGGGCGCCATGGTGCTGTTCGCGGCGCTCGCCATGGCGCGCTTCTCGGAATGGATCCCGCAGTGGCTGGGGCTGGAGAGCCGGCTGCTCGGCAACCTGCTGGCCTTCCTGGCCGCCATGGCGGTGATGGTGGCGCTGGCCTGGCTGATCCAGACCCTGGTGCTCGGCCGGCTGGTCAACCAGGAAGGCGTGACGCTGCTGATGGCCACGCTCGGCATCACCTACTTCCTCGACGGCTTCGGGCAGACGCTGTTCGGCTCGGACATCTACAAGATCGACGTCGGCATGCCCAAGGACCCGGTGATCCTCGCCGAGGACACCTTCCCGGGCGGCATCCTGCTGAGCCAGGAAGACCTGCTGGCCGCGCTGGTGGCGGCCGCCCTGGTGGCACTGCTGGCGCTGTTCTTCCAGAAGACCGCCATCGGCCGGGCGCTGCGCGCGGTGGCCGACGACCACCAGGCGGCACAGTCCATCGGCATCCCGCTCGGGCGCATCTGGATCATCGTGTGGTCGGTGGCCGGCTTTGTCGCGCTGGTGGCAGGCATCGTCTGGGGCTCCAAGCTCGGGGTGCAGTTCTCGCTGTCGCTGGTGGCGCTGAAGGCCCTGCCGGTGGTCATCCTGGGCGGGCTCACCTCGGTACCGGGCGCCATCGTCGGCGGGCTCCTGATCGGCATGGGCGAGAAGCTGTCGGAGGTCTACCTCGGCCCGTTGCTGGGCGGCGGCATCGAGATCTGGTTCGCCTACGTCCTGGCGCTGCTCTTCCTGCTGGTGCGGCCGCAGGGCCTGTTCGGCGAGAAGATCATCGACCGCGTCTGA